The genomic region CCTTGACTTTTCTTCTATGCTATAAGATTTAACATTTGAATATTGACGTTGATTTAACTACCAACCGAATAAATCACAAGCCATTCGTTTTTTTCGTCAATTCTTTTATTCTACTTTGTTCGAAGCTTAAAAGTACTCTAACATAATAAACATAAACatagtaaataaaataataattgaaatgtaaatctatatagatatatatgtatatatatgagaaTTATAAACCAAcacaatctatctatctatctatctatctattctatCTACTAAACGGGAGTTGCTGCTGAAGTTATAATGATGACTTATCCAACTTCCAGTGGGGGAAATCTTTTGTGACATTTTATTAAAagaatgttatatatataaatatttattcatTAAACTCGTGAATTCACGGATCACTAAACTagtatttaaacaaatataaattttAACCATGATAAATACATTAATCTTATCTTAATTTGTTAAAAATAATTAGTTAGtttgttttaatttctttttaaaaTTGTATAACGACTCATAAATCCATTAGTATAACATGTCTACATCTATTAAAATGAGGTGATGATATATTTACTCAAATTTTAAGGTTGTGCGGTAATAATTTGTACTGTACAAATACTGATACATTAGTTAAGTGAATTTGTTAATAGTTGAAGTAGAAATATCATCACCCATTAAAATATAATAGCTCAACTTAGCATATTAATCAATTTGAttaaaattgattttttttttaaactcaaaGCCATTCTTACTTCTATTATCTATCTATTACTTCTGTATAAAATAAAcggagtaataatacatatattattaatacgCCGTATCActgttttttaaataattatttCAAACTGAAAGCTTTTATAAGTCGTGTGATAGTATGATACCATCTTAGCATCCTTAATTTTTTTGCTTCTAGTATATATTGCGTTTAATTGTGTGTATTGGGATATATTCCTATCCTTTCTGTGTTGTACGTTATAATTTTCTAATAAAAttctttgcctttcaaaaaaaaaaaaaaaaaaacttttatagGTCTTTTTTTTTggctatatatatctatattaaagcctttaaataaataaatactccgtataatatatttaatcaaaaaataataaattaaatattttgatTAGTACGGAGTAACAAACAAAATAGCTGCATCAAAGGAAGTGGAATCCGCACTACATATTTCACAGGCAGGCACTTTTTGCACACAATATATTCTTCCCATTTTCCTCAAAACGTTTCGATAACCGTCTCTCATTTTCTCCGACAATAACGCCTCCGATGACGATCGATATCTACGATCATCAAATCTACGACGACACACACGACGAATACACCGTAAAATTCTACCAGGACTCCATTCTCACTCTAGTCACTCCCACACCATCGTTAGTGGACGACTGGATCTCCGAAATCGAATTCATCCACCGCCGCCGTCTCGACCGTCTGATCGTCGGTCTCGACGTCGAATGGCGTCCAAGCTACTCACGAATCGAAAACCCCGTCGCGACGCTACAATTATGCGTCGGCCGCCGCTGCCTAATTTTCCAAATACTCCATGCAGAGTACATTCCGTACTCTTTGAAAAACTTTTTGAATAATGATGACTACACGTTTACCGGTGTGGGGATTGGTGCTGACGTCAAGAAGCTGGAGAGGGATTATGATATCGAGGTAGCGAGAATTGTAGATCTGAGGAGGTTGGGGGCTGAAGAGTTGGGTATGAGAGGGCTTAATAATGCTGGGATGAAAGAGCTAGCTCGAAGGTTTCTTGGGGCTGAAATTGAGAAACCGAGACGCATTACGATGAGTGATTGGGATCAACCATGGTTAACTGATGATCAGGTGAGCTATGCTTGTGTTGATGCTTTTGTGAGTTTTGAGATTGGCAGGGTTTTGATTCAGGGTCATTAACCAGCTAATAGTCTATTACTTGGATTTGGTTATCTAGTAGTTTGTTATTAAGTATGGTGATTATAATAGTGTTTAAGGTAATGGTATGATCTAAGTTGAAGTttaaattaattagggtttaattagtagGATTTCATGTTTAATTATTCCACTTTTGACTTGTGTTTAATTCAGATGGTTTATTGATGTTTGATATGGTTCTCTATGGATTACTTGTTTGATTTGTATGTTTAATTCTAATAATCTTATCAGTGAAATGTGAAATATGTGCTCAAATTGTCTGAAAATTTAGAGTACCAAAACGTTTTTTTTTCCCTTGTGCTTTGTGCTTGGTTGATTTGTGTTATAAATGTGCTAGGGAACCTTGTGTTGTAGATCATGAGTTCAATTTGTGTTGACTACAACATTGCACATAAGGTTATCTCAAGATCTTGAAATTCTCTCAAAGTTGCGTTTTGTGCATTGCGTTTCGGGCATCAGGGAAGGGAGTTTTACCGATCATGCTCTCGAATTGATCCGAGTTATAATTGTTGTGAGTATTATTATATCTATACGTATGACAGATTTATTAAATACTAACATTATGTAACTTGTTTAAAATGTATTTGGGGATCACATGAAACGGTTGCGTGATAACTGAGATATCGTCTTCAAGTTAGGAGTATAAAATAATGAATGACAGTCATCCAAAACATCACGTTTTGTCTACAAATCAGAAAACAGAGGAAGGTTATTGGATGCAATTAATGGAGTCCAATTTTACATAAGtgtatgtattttatatcatctacATCACATCAAATATACATTAGTAATAGTATTCCTCATAAATAGGTAGCATGTTGGGGATGGCGAGTTTATTGGAGGTTACGAGAAGTTAAACTTATTTTTCATTTTTCCTATCACTTAACCTATCACACTTCTTAGTAATTATGACATACACTTTTGCTATAAAATGTGCcgactttaattaattattaatacaattgTACAACTCTTATATGCACaatgtacaagaaacaaaagctatATACTCCGTCCCTCAAAATGTCGTTGCCAAACAGATTGAACCATGGTGGATCAACGACGCCTCCAACCACACTTGCTACCAATGGAGTTTTTGCAACGGAGCTCCAAGGAAGCTCCAACCGCGGAGCCGATAAGAGTAGTCTTAGCTTCATCTTTTAATAATGTATACAAAGTTTTTTAGTTtattaaaaaataatttctaaaagatTAGCTATATATATAGTGTGAGGTTTGTATGTTAAGATttgttattaaatataataaataaaagatAGTACGTCTAGCAAGATATTAGCGAGAATCAAAAAGACCACTAAAAACGCTTTATAGAAGACACTTTAGAGAGATCCACACATTTGAACCCCGACCGAGGGTATAGCAACACCCGAGGAAGGCTAAACCCGAAAGCTAGAAAGGACATCCGAACTCCCTATCTCACAACCGATGGCCGGAAACCTTAGTCTTCTACATCTTACCCTTCTACGTCTCTGAATCTGAGGATGAACAACTATAAATGTCACCATCTTCGTCTTCCAATTCCATCAGTTTTACAAAATAAGTCTTTTAATACTAAGAGCCTTTTCATACCAATTACATTCATCACGATATTTTTCACGCATCTTACAACTTTCTTGGGTGACGACGTGACGTACATTATGAAATGATGATTAATTAAAGGGCTTATTTTCCTTTTATTACAAAATCAAGCCACCTAGCTAATTATcactttttaaaaatatataatatggatatggatatggatatggatatgaataacGATAGTGGATAATGGATAATGGATATGGATATTAATATTAGAATAAAGCAAATGCCAATCTTTACAAACTAGCCCGCAATCTGGCTAATTATCACTTTTAAATCGTAAATCACGTATAAGTCGTTTAACTCATTATGTGTCACATTACTCTTAGCCTCTTAGGAGGCACATAACCACGATTTATTGAAGGGCTTGCATCAGAATTAAGCCTAGAAGGCCCAGAAGATCCACACTATGATATGTGAGTTGAGGGACTAGGCTCATTAGACAATGAAATTGGATTATTCGGCCCGTTAACTAAAACAAAGTTATGTGTAACTAGTGTAACCCTATCAATTCTATTTGAGGGAGATCGTGCCAACTTTTTGGAGACATCATCTTCATTCGTGGGATCAAAATGACCACTACAACTTAAGGAAGCAATTCGTGCAGTTATAGTGGTCTAAGGGCTTGTTTACTAAGAACTTATTGGACTTAATTGAGGGGAGAGATTATTTGATCAGATTTTGTATGCGTTTCTTTAGAATTTATTGACTATTTTTGACTGACCAAATGACTTTCTCAAAAATTATAAAAGGTGTGTGCTCTCCATATAGCTCCCCCTTTACCAAAATTTACCGTCTACTTTCTAATTTTGTTTACTATCTTCGTTATTGAAAAAAAACTCAATTCTCACTATAGAAATTCTTTTTATTATGCATTTCAATAATCaataattcatgttaaaatgtttaggtgtaacttttatttatttacatgtgtatttatttaatttctttaaaaataatacaaatacaaatgtaataattataatttagtaatatatatacaaaatacaaaTGTAATAGTATAAAAGTTCTtagtatatatacttattatacgttaatatatatgtatattttcaatGAAAGGTTAATCATTAACTCGCTTAAATTAATTGTACATGACAGCTAGCTATTAATTTTATGGTGGTCAGTTGATTGTATAATTATTTAGATATACGCTTAAATTAAGACTCTTAGCAACAACTCTGAAGATCGTTGTTAAAAAAATCTTTAGATATATATCtaacttatttttataaatttagatAAACAAAACATATATTATGGATCATTAAACTAATATACTTTACAAAGTTGTACTTGTTAGAAGTTTCGTTAAATTTTATGCTTCGTAGACGATTACGCAGTTGGTCCTTATGGTTTATATTAGATTACTGATATGGTCCATGTGTTCTTTACCCGGATGGTCCTGTGATATGCACTTGTAACGCTAGTGGTCCCTGTCTCTAACGCTCGTTTCAAAAAGGACTTCATATTTAATACTCACCAACATTATAATACCAACTGGATTTGCTGCCATCGTTCATAGTTTCAAATTTGACTTTACAATGAAGATGAATGTTGAATTGACGATGCAGATGGTGAATCGATGATGTAGATGATGGATCGATAGGGATGAATGGTGAATATGATGAATTGATGATGAATCGATGATGAATCTTTTTACACATATCATTTGGAGTTTTAATTTAATTTGGGattttaatataatttgaaattgTATTTATTGGAAAGCATTTTCATGTGGTTTTTGTGACATATGTTTTTTGGAGTTATAATTCAGGTTTTGATTTAATTTACTTTTGTTTGAAAGTTTGATTTGATTTTGGTCTGAATTTGAAGATAAATATTGAAGCATTATAGGAATGAAGATGAAGTTTAAcaatgaaaaatataaaaagacaaaaataccttCATGTGTTTGCCACATGACTGTAGTTAACGAACAAATTTAATGGTTATTTAACGGAGGGACTATTGACGTCAAATAATACAATTTAAGGGAATGGTGAAGCTCCAGTGCTTAATCATACAAGTGCTCCGGCGAGTCAAACCGTTCAACTTCCTTCTTATTTTTCGGCTGCTGGTGGATCAGTTTCAAAGAAGATGTTAAACTTCTATTTTATTGATCAACCTATTCTACATGATGATGTGTTTGATGACTTATTACTATTATAAACCGTTAAGGAGGCTAATTGTATGAGACGCCCATAAACCAAAAAGAAGATAAAAAAAATTACACTGTAATATGGTACGACGCACCACATCACTGGTGCGGCACACCACTACACTAGTGCGGCTCTCTAAAGAGGAAAAGCGGCGCACCACAAAGCTTCCAATTTTTAAAGTCATAAGCTTT from Rutidosis leptorrhynchoides isolate AG116_Rl617_1_P2 chromosome 9, CSIRO_AGI_Rlap_v1, whole genome shotgun sequence harbors:
- the LOC139869102 gene encoding 3'-5' exonuclease-like yields the protein MTIDIYDHQIYDDTHDEYTVKFYQDSILTLVTPTPSLVDDWISEIEFIHRRRLDRLIVGLDVEWRPSYSRIENPVATLQLCVGRRCLIFQILHAEYIPYSLKNFLNNDDYTFTGVGIGADVKKLERDYDIEVARIVDLRRLGAEELGMRGLNNAGMKELARRFLGAEIEKPRRITMSDWDQPWLTDDQVSYACVDAFVSFEIGRVLIQGH